Proteins from a single region of Streptomyces sp. TN58:
- a CDS encoding aspartate carbamoyltransferase catalytic subunit, whose product MKRHLISAADLTRDDAVLILDTAEEMARVADRPIKKLPTLRGLTVVNLFFEDSTRTRISFEAAAKRLSADVINFSAKGSSVSKGESLKDTALTLEAMGADAVVIRHHASGAPYRLATSGWIDSAVVNAGDGTHEHPTQALLDAFTMRRRLVGRDAGLGKDLDGRRITIVGDVLHSRVARSNVHLLHTLGAEVTLVAPPTLVPIGVETWPCEVSYSLDDVLPKSDAVMMLRVQRERMNAAFFPTEREYSRRYGLDGDRMAKMPEHAIVMHPGPMNRGMEITAQVADSDRCTAVEQVANGVSTRMAVLYLLLGGSEPAVTTTPAARTEESK is encoded by the coding sequence ATGAAGCGCCACCTCATCTCGGCCGCCGATCTCACGCGCGACGACGCCGTCCTGATCCTCGACACCGCCGAGGAGATGGCCCGCGTCGCGGACCGGCCGATCAAGAAGCTGCCCACCCTGCGCGGTCTCACCGTCGTCAACCTCTTCTTCGAGGACTCCACCCGCACCCGGATCTCCTTCGAGGCGGCCGCCAAGCGCCTGTCCGCCGACGTCATCAACTTCTCCGCCAAGGGCTCCTCGGTCTCCAAGGGCGAATCCCTCAAGGACACCGCGCTGACCCTGGAGGCCATGGGCGCCGACGCCGTCGTCATCCGCCACCACGCCTCCGGCGCCCCCTACCGGCTCGCGACCTCCGGCTGGATCGACTCCGCCGTCGTCAACGCCGGCGACGGCACCCACGAGCACCCCACCCAGGCCCTCCTGGACGCCTTCACCATGCGCCGCCGCCTCGTCGGCCGCGACGCGGGCCTGGGCAAGGACCTCGACGGCCGCCGCATCACCATCGTCGGCGACGTCCTGCACAGCCGCGTGGCCCGCTCCAACGTCCACCTGCTGCACACCCTCGGCGCCGAGGTCACCCTGGTGGCCCCGCCCACCCTCGTCCCCATCGGCGTCGAGACCTGGCCGTGCGAGGTCTCCTACAGCCTCGACGACGTGCTGCCGAAGTCGGATGCGGTGATGATGCTCCGTGTGCAGCGCGAACGCATGAACGCCGCCTTCTTCCCGACCGAGCGCGAGTACTCCCGCCGCTACGGCCTCGACGGCGACCGCATGGCCAAGATGCCCGAGCACGCCATCGTGATGCACCCCGGCCCGATGAACCGCGGCATGGAGATCACCGCCCAGGTCGCAGACTCCGACCGCTGCACCGCCGTCGAACAGGTCGCCAACGGCGTCTCCACCCGGATGGCCGTCCTCTACCTGCTGCTCGGAGGCTCCGAGCCCGCCGTCACCACCACCCCCGCCGCCCGCACCGAGGAGAGCAAGTAA
- the bldD gene encoding transcriptional regulator BldD, giving the protein MSSEYAKQLGAKLRAIRTQQGLSLHGVEEKSQGRWKAVVVGSYERGDRAVTVQRLAELADFYGVPVQELLPGTTPGGAAEPPPKLRLDLERLAGVPAEKAGPLQRYAATIQSQRGDYNGKVLSIRQDDLRTLAVIYDQSPSVLTEQLISWGVLDADARRAVAHEDV; this is encoded by the coding sequence ATGTCCAGCGAATACGCCAAACAGCTCGGGGCCAAGCTCCGCGCCATCCGCACCCAGCAGGGCCTTTCCCTCCACGGTGTCGAGGAGAAGTCGCAGGGCCGGTGGAAGGCCGTGGTGGTCGGGTCGTACGAGCGCGGGGACCGCGCCGTGACCGTCCAGCGCCTGGCCGAGCTGGCGGACTTCTACGGGGTGCCGGTGCAGGAACTGCTGCCGGGCACGACTCCCGGCGGAGCGGCCGAGCCGCCGCCGAAGCTGCGCCTCGACCTGGAGCGCCTGGCGGGCGTCCCCGCGGAGAAGGCCGGCCCGCTGCAGCGTTACGCGGCGACGATCCAGAGCCAGCGCGGTGACTACAACGGCAAGGTGCTGTCGATCCGCCAGGACGACCTGCGCACCCTGGCCGTCATCTACGACCAGTCGCCCTCGGTGCTGACCGAGCAGCTCATCAGCTGGGGCGTGCTGGACGCGGACGCCCGTCGCGCGGTGGCGCACGAGGACGTCTGA
- the nusB gene encoding transcription antitermination factor NusB has product MAARSNARKRAFQILFEADQRGVSVREVLADWIRHARSDDRQPPVNAFTMDLVEGYADKVNRIDDLIVTYAVDWDLDRMPAADRNIVRLGAYELIWVDDTPDAVAIDEAVQLAKEFSTDESPSFVNGLLARFKDLKPSLRRSES; this is encoded by the coding sequence GTGGCTGCCCGGAGCAACGCGCGCAAGCGCGCCTTCCAGATCCTGTTCGAGGCCGACCAGCGCGGGGTGTCCGTCCGCGAGGTCCTCGCGGACTGGATCCGCCACGCGCGGTCGGACGACCGGCAGCCGCCGGTCAACGCCTTCACGATGGATCTGGTCGAGGGTTACGCCGACAAGGTGAACCGCATCGACGACCTGATCGTCACCTACGCCGTGGACTGGGACCTCGACCGCATGCCGGCCGCGGACCGGAACATCGTGCGGCTCGGTGCCTACGAGCTGATCTGGGTGGACGACACCCCGGACGCCGTGGCCATCGACGAGGCCGTCCAGCTCGCCAAGGAGTTCTCCACGGACGAGTCCCCCTCGTTCGTGAACGGGCTGCTGGCCCGCTTCAAGGACCTCAAGCCGAGCCTGCGGCGCAGCGAGAGCTGA
- the aroB gene encoding 3-dehydroquinate synthase produces MTDQVTRIHVGGSAGHDPYDVLVGRQLLGELGSLIGSQAQRVAVIHPEALASTGEALRDDLADQGYEAVAIQVPNAEEAKTVEVAAYCWKALGQSGFTRTDVIVGVGGGATTDLAGFVAAGWLRGVRWVAVPTTVLAMVDAAVGGKTGINTAEGKNLVGAFHPPAGVLCDLAALESLPVNDYVSGLAEIIKAGFISDPVILDLIEEDPQAARTPAGPHTAELIVRSIQVKADVVASDLKESGLREILNYGHTLAHAIEKNERYKWRHGAAVSVGMVFAAELGRLAGRLDDATADRHREILASVGLPLTYRGDQWPKLLQTMQVDKKSRGNLLRFIVLDGLGKPTVLEGPDPAHLIAAYGEVSA; encoded by the coding sequence ATGACAGACCAGGTGACGCGGATCCACGTCGGCGGAAGCGCCGGCCATGACCCGTACGACGTGCTGGTCGGGCGGCAGCTGCTCGGTGAGCTCGGCTCCCTGATCGGCAGTCAGGCCCAGCGGGTCGCCGTGATCCACCCCGAGGCCCTCGCCTCGACCGGGGAGGCACTGCGCGACGACCTCGCCGACCAGGGCTACGAGGCGGTCGCCATCCAGGTGCCGAACGCCGAGGAGGCCAAGACGGTCGAGGTCGCCGCCTACTGCTGGAAGGCGCTGGGCCAGTCGGGCTTCACCCGCACCGACGTCATCGTCGGCGTCGGCGGCGGAGCCACCACCGACCTCGCGGGCTTCGTCGCGGCCGGCTGGCTGCGCGGGGTGCGCTGGGTCGCCGTACCGACCACCGTCCTGGCGATGGTGGACGCGGCCGTCGGCGGCAAGACCGGCATCAACACCGCCGAGGGCAAGAACCTCGTGGGCGCCTTCCACCCGCCGGCCGGCGTGCTCTGCGACCTCGCCGCACTGGAGTCGCTGCCGGTCAACGACTACGTCAGCGGCCTCGCCGAGATCATCAAGGCCGGATTCATCTCCGACCCGGTGATCCTCGACCTGATCGAGGAGGACCCGCAGGCGGCCCGTACGCCCGCCGGCCCGCACACCGCCGAACTGATCGTGCGCTCCATCCAGGTCAAGGCCGACGTCGTCGCCAGCGACCTCAAGGAGTCGGGACTCCGCGAGATCCTCAACTACGGCCACACCCTCGCGCACGCCATCGAGAAGAACGAGCGCTACAAGTGGCGCCACGGCGCCGCCGTCTCCGTCGGCATGGTCTTCGCCGCCGAACTCGGCCGGCTCGCCGGCCGCCTCGACGACGCGACCGCCGACCGGCACAGGGAGATCCTCGCCTCGGTCGGTCTGCCGCTGACCTACCGCGGCGACCAGTGGCCCAAGCTGCTCCAGACCATGCAGGTAGACAAGAAGTCCCGCGGCAACCTGCTGCGCTTCATCGTCCTCGACGGCCTGGGCAAGCCCACGGTGCTGGAGGGCCCCGACCCCGCGCACCTGATCGCCGCCTACGGCGAGGTGTCGGCGTGA
- the aroC gene encoding chorismate synthase, with translation MSRLRWLTAGESHGPALVATLEGLPAGVPVTTELVADHLARRRLGYGRGARMKFEQDEITFLGGVRHGLSQGSPIAVMIGNTEWPKWETVMSADPVDPSLLKDTGRNAPLTRPRPGHADLAGMQKYGFDEARPILERASARETAARVALGAVARSFVKEVAGIEIVSHVVELAAAKAPYGVLPTPADVDRLDADPVRCLDADASKAMVAEIDQAHKDGDTLGGVVEVLAYGVPVGLGSHVHWDRRLDARLAGALMGIQAIKGVEVGDGFELARVPGSKAHDEIVSTPDGIKRTSGRSGGTEGGLTTGELLRVRAAMKPIATVPRALATVDVATGEAAVAHHQRSDVCAVPAAGIVAEAMVALVLADAVVEKFGGDSVPETRRNVQAYLDNLQIR, from the coding sequence TTGAGCAGGTTGCGTTGGCTGACCGCAGGAGAGTCGCACGGACCGGCACTGGTCGCGACGCTGGAGGGCCTTCCCGCCGGCGTCCCGGTCACCACCGAGCTGGTGGCCGATCACCTGGCCCGTCGCCGGCTCGGCTATGGCCGCGGTGCCCGGATGAAGTTCGAGCAGGACGAGATCACCTTCCTCGGCGGCGTCCGCCACGGCCTGTCCCAGGGCTCCCCGATCGCGGTGATGATCGGCAACACCGAGTGGCCCAAGTGGGAGACCGTCATGTCGGCCGACCCGGTCGACCCCTCGCTCCTCAAGGACACCGGCCGCAACGCGCCGCTGACCCGTCCGCGCCCCGGCCACGCCGACCTCGCGGGCATGCAGAAGTACGGCTTCGACGAGGCCCGGCCGATCCTGGAGCGCGCCAGCGCCCGTGAGACCGCCGCCCGCGTCGCCCTCGGCGCCGTCGCCCGTTCCTTCGTCAAGGAGGTCGCGGGCATCGAGATCGTCTCCCACGTGGTCGAACTCGCCGCGGCCAAGGCCCCGTACGGAGTCCTCCCCACCCCCGCCGACGTCGACCGCCTCGACGCCGACCCGGTGCGCTGCCTCGACGCCGACGCCAGCAAGGCGATGGTCGCCGAGATCGACCAGGCCCACAAGGACGGCGACACCCTCGGCGGCGTCGTCGAGGTGCTGGCCTACGGCGTCCCGGTCGGCCTCGGCTCGCACGTCCACTGGGACCGCCGGCTCGACGCCCGCCTCGCCGGCGCCCTCATGGGCATCCAGGCCATCAAGGGCGTCGAGGTCGGCGACGGCTTCGAGCTCGCCCGCGTGCCCGGCTCGAAGGCGCACGACGAGATCGTCTCCACCCCCGACGGCATCAAGCGCACCTCCGGCCGCTCCGGCGGTACCGAGGGCGGCCTGACCACCGGCGAGCTGCTCCGCGTCCGCGCCGCGATGAAGCCGATCGCGACCGTCCCGCGCGCCCTGGCCACCGTCGACGTCGCCACCGGCGAGGCGGCCGTGGCCCACCACCAGCGCTCCGACGTGTGCGCCGTCCCGGCCGCCGGCATCGTCGCCGAGGCGATGGTCGCCCTCGTGCTGGCCGACGCCGTCGTCGAGAAGTTCGGCGGCGACTCGGTCCCCGAGACCCGCCGCAACGTGCAGGCCTACCTCGACAACCTGCAGATCCGGTGA
- the aroQ gene encoding type II 3-dehydroquinate dehydratase, whose protein sequence is MSRPVLVLNGPNLGRLGSREPDVYGATSYAGLVESCRALGGELGFDVEVRETNDEGEMIRWLHEAADGKIPVVINPGAFTHYSYGMRDAAAQRTAPLIEVHISNPYAREEFRHTSVIAAVATGTVAGFGIGSYRLALRALAEETDA, encoded by the coding sequence GTGAGCCGCCCCGTCCTCGTGCTGAACGGCCCGAACCTGGGCCGGCTCGGCTCGCGCGAGCCCGACGTGTACGGGGCCACCTCGTACGCCGGGCTGGTGGAGAGCTGCCGCGCGCTCGGCGGGGAACTCGGCTTCGACGTCGAGGTCCGCGAGACCAACGACGAGGGCGAGATGATCCGCTGGCTGCACGAGGCGGCCGACGGGAAGATCCCCGTGGTCATCAACCCGGGGGCCTTCACCCACTACTCGTACGGCATGCGGGACGCGGCCGCACAGCGCACGGCGCCGCTGATCGAGGTCCACATCTCGAACCCGTACGCCCGTGAGGAGTTCCGGCACACCTCGGTCATCGCGGCCGTGGCCACCGGGACCGTGGCGGGCTTCGGCATCGGCTCCTACCGGCTGGCACTGCGGGCGCTGGCGGAGGAGACCGACGCCTGA
- the efp gene encoding elongation factor P: protein MASTNDLKNGMVLKLDGDQLWSVVEFQHVKPGKGPAFVRTKLKHVLSGKVVDKTFNAGTKVETATIDRRDMQFSYMDGEYFVFMDMQTYDQLMVDPKAVGDAANFLIEGFTASVAQHEGSVLYVELPAAVELTIEHTDPGVQGDRSTGGTKPAKLETGHEIQVPLFVNTGEKVKVDTRTSDYLGRVNS from the coding sequence GTGGCTTCCACGAACGACCTCAAGAACGGCATGGTGCTCAAGCTCGACGGTGACCAGCTCTGGTCCGTCGTCGAGTTCCAGCACGTCAAGCCCGGCAAGGGCCCGGCCTTCGTGCGCACCAAGCTCAAGCACGTGCTTTCCGGCAAGGTCGTCGACAAGACCTTCAACGCCGGCACGAAGGTCGAGACGGCCACCATCGACCGCCGTGACATGCAGTTCTCGTACATGGACGGCGAGTACTTCGTCTTCATGGACATGCAGACCTATGACCAGCTGATGGTCGACCCGAAGGCCGTCGGCGACGCCGCCAACTTCCTCATCGAGGGCTTCACCGCCTCGGTCGCGCAGCACGAGGGCTCGGTTCTCTACGTCGAGCTCCCCGCCGCCGTCGAGCTCACCATCGAGCACACCGACCCGGGCGTCCAGGGCGACCGCTCCACCGGCGGCACCAAGCCCGCCAAGCTGGAGACCGGCCACGAGATCCAGGTCCCGCTGTTCGTCAACACGGGCGAGAAGGTCAAGGTCGACACCCGCACCAGCGACTACCTCGGCCGGGTGAACAGCTAA
- the pyrR gene encoding bifunctional pyr operon transcriptional regulator/uracil phosphoribosyltransferase PyrR: MDAQQNSDSARPVLEAQDIARVLTRIAHEIVERAKGADDVVLLGIPTRGVYLARRLADKLEAITGAKIPVGSLDITMYRDDLRMKPARAIGRTEIPGDDLDGRLVVLVDDVLFSGRTIRAALDALGDLGRPRAVQLAVLVDRGHRELPIRADYVGKNLPTSLRETVKVQLQEEDGRDAVLLGQRTAQAAGQ, translated from the coding sequence ATGGACGCCCAGCAGAACTCCGATTCCGCGCGCCCCGTACTGGAGGCGCAGGACATCGCACGGGTCCTGACCCGTATCGCCCACGAGATCGTCGAACGCGCCAAGGGCGCCGACGACGTGGTGCTTCTCGGCATCCCCACCCGCGGTGTGTACCTGGCCCGCCGGCTGGCGGACAAACTCGAAGCGATCACCGGCGCGAAGATCCCGGTCGGCTCCCTCGACATCACCATGTACCGCGACGACCTGCGCATGAAGCCCGCCCGCGCGATCGGCCGCACCGAGATCCCCGGCGACGACCTCGACGGACGCCTCGTCGTCCTCGTCGACGACGTCCTGTTCTCCGGCCGCACCATCCGCGCCGCGCTCGACGCCCTCGGCGACCTCGGCCGCCCCCGCGCCGTCCAGCTCGCCGTCCTCGTCGACCGCGGCCACCGCGAACTGCCGATCCGCGCCGACTACGTCGGCAAGAACCTCCCCACGTCGCTGCGGGAGACCGTCAAGGTCCAGCTCCAGGAGGAGGACGGCCGTGACGCCGTGCTGCTCGGCCAGCGGACCGCCCAGGCAGCAGGGCAGTAG
- a CDS encoding aminopeptidase P family protein, with product MSDVYAARRGLLRDRCAAAGNAAALITRPANVRYLSGASPLGAVLLVGPTEDAMFCAGAPTGEADEGRLDEHLRVTVLAGRGGDPAVAAADAASSGRADSLAVEEHHLTVARHRALGSVAPRLRLADLGNAVEQQRLVKDEGEIACLRIAAEIADQALGELLESILVGRTERHLALELERRLVDHGADGPAFPTSVGTGPHSGRSRHRPSDRRVEEGDFLSVCLGANYRGYRCEIGRTFVIGTTPADWQIELYDCVFTAQRAGREALVPGAAYREVDHAARSVLDSAGHAEALAPSTGHGVGLEIDEDPQLAPTAMGKLDACVPVTVEPGVHLPGRGGVRIDDTLVVRPEADGGPELLTITTKELLAL from the coding sequence ATGTCAGACGTGTACGCCGCCCGTCGGGGCCTGCTTCGCGACCGATGCGCCGCCGCGGGGAACGCCGCAGCGCTGATCACGCGTCCGGCGAACGTCCGCTACCTCTCCGGGGCGTCACCGCTCGGCGCCGTACTGCTCGTCGGACCGACCGAGGACGCGATGTTCTGCGCCGGCGCACCCACCGGCGAGGCCGACGAGGGACGCCTCGACGAACACCTCCGGGTCACCGTGCTGGCCGGCCGCGGCGGCGACCCCGCCGTCGCGGCCGCCGACGCCGCCTCCTCCGGACGGGCCGACTCGCTCGCCGTGGAGGAACACCACCTCACCGTCGCCCGGCACCGGGCCCTGGGCTCCGTCGCGCCCCGGCTTCGCCTCGCCGACCTCGGCAACGCCGTCGAACAGCAGCGCCTCGTCAAGGACGAGGGGGAGATCGCCTGCCTGCGGATCGCCGCCGAGATCGCCGACCAGGCACTGGGCGAACTGCTGGAGTCCATCCTCGTCGGACGCACCGAACGCCACCTCGCGCTGGAGCTGGAGCGCCGGCTCGTCGACCACGGCGCGGACGGCCCGGCCTTCCCCACCTCCGTCGGCACCGGACCGCACTCCGGGCGCTCCCGGCACCGGCCCTCCGACCGCAGGGTGGAGGAAGGGGACTTCCTCTCCGTGTGCCTGGGCGCCAACTACCGCGGCTACCGGTGCGAGATCGGCCGTACGTTCGTCATCGGGACCACACCGGCCGACTGGCAGATCGAGCTCTACGACTGCGTCTTCACCGCCCAGCGGGCGGGCCGGGAGGCGCTCGTGCCGGGGGCCGCCTACCGGGAGGTGGATCACGCGGCCCGCTCCGTACTGGACTCCGCGGGGCACGCGGAAGCCCTCGCTCCGTCGACGGGACACGGTGTCGGCCTCGAAATCGACGAGGACCCGCAGCTTGCACCTACGGCAATGGGTAAACTGGACGCTTGCGTGCCGGTCACCGTCGAACCGGGGGTTCACCTCCCCGGCAGGGGAGGTGTCCGGATCGATGACACGCTCGTCGTACGCCCCGAGGCGGACGGCGGTCCCGAGCTACTCACCATTACGACCAAGGAGCTGCTCGCGCTCTAG
- a CDS encoding shikimate kinase, with product MSAGPLVVLVGPMGSGKSTVGALLAERLGVPYRDTDADIVTAQGRPISDIFVDEGEPYFRELERQAVAAAVAEHTGVLALGGGAVLDAGTRALLAGLPVAYLSMDVEEAVRRVGLGAARPLLAVNPRRQWRELMEARRPLYTEVARVVVATDDRTPEEVAQAVLDALELKDV from the coding sequence GTGAGCGCCGGACCGCTCGTCGTCCTCGTCGGGCCCATGGGGTCCGGAAAGTCCACGGTGGGGGCGCTGCTCGCCGAGCGGCTCGGCGTCCCCTACCGGGACACCGACGCCGACATCGTCACCGCCCAGGGCCGGCCGATCTCCGACATCTTCGTCGACGAGGGCGAGCCGTACTTCCGCGAGCTGGAGCGGCAGGCCGTCGCGGCCGCCGTCGCCGAGCACACCGGAGTACTCGCCCTCGGCGGCGGCGCCGTCCTCGACGCGGGCACCCGCGCCCTGCTGGCCGGCCTGCCCGTCGCCTACCTCTCGATGGACGTCGAGGAAGCCGTACGGCGGGTGGGCCTCGGCGCCGCGCGCCCCCTGCTCGCCGTCAACCCGCGCCGGCAGTGGCGCGAGCTGATGGAGGCCCGGCGCCCCCTCTACACCGAAGTCGCGCGCGTCGTCGTGGCCACCGACGACCGCACCCCCGAAGAGGTCGCCCAGGCGGTCCTCGACGCTCTGGAGTTGAAGGACGTATGA
- a CDS encoding AAA family ATPase, translated as MHQGVGGGGWGQPGQRPAAPPQPPIPPAQGWPGSPPPPPPSQQQAPSPHQAPPPPHVAPVPEATGHIPLPPAVAGTGGAVLAVLLIGPAGAGKTTVARHWASTRPVPTAHVSLDDVREWVCSGFADPQAGWNEHSEAQYRLARRTCGFAARNYLANGISCILDDAVFPDRPVVGLGGWKRHVGPTLLPVVLLPGLEIVLERNAERSGNRRLSDEEVARIHGRMAGWYGSGLPIIDNSQLDVEGTARALDEALARALPAPGGW; from the coding sequence ATGCACCAAGGAGTGGGTGGCGGGGGCTGGGGGCAGCCGGGGCAGCGTCCTGCGGCGCCCCCGCAGCCGCCTATACCCCCGGCGCAGGGCTGGCCGGGTTCGCCCCCGCCCCCGCCGCCGTCCCAGCAGCAGGCCCCATCCCCCCACCAGGCCCCGCCGCCGCCCCACGTGGCGCCCGTACCGGAGGCCACCGGCCACATCCCGCTGCCGCCCGCGGTGGCGGGAACCGGCGGCGCCGTGCTCGCCGTACTGCTGATCGGGCCCGCCGGGGCGGGCAAGACCACCGTGGCCCGCCACTGGGCCAGCACCCGGCCCGTGCCGACCGCCCACGTCAGCCTGGACGACGTGCGCGAGTGGGTCTGCTCCGGCTTCGCCGACCCGCAGGCCGGCTGGAACGAGCACTCCGAGGCGCAGTACCGGCTCGCCCGCCGCACCTGCGGTTTCGCCGCCCGCAACTACCTGGCCAACGGCATCTCCTGCATCCTCGACGACGCGGTCTTCCCCGACCGGCCCGTGGTCGGGCTGGGCGGCTGGAAGCGGCACGTGGGGCCGACGCTGCTGCCGGTCGTGCTCCTGCCCGGCCTGGAGATCGTCCTGGAGCGCAACGCCGAGCGCTCCGGCAACCGCCGCCTCTCCGACGAGGAGGTCGCCCGCATCCACGGCCGGATGGCCGGCTGGTACGGCTCGGGACTGCCGATCATCGACAACTCCCAGCTCGACGTCGAAGGCACCGCCCGCGCCCTCGACGAGGCCCTGGCCAGAGCCCTCCCGGCCCCCGGCGGCTGGTAG
- a CDS encoding shikimate dehydrogenase, which produces MTRIRAAVLGSPIEHSLSPVLHRAAYRELGLDDWSYDRFEIDEAALPGFVAGLGPEWAGLSLTMPLKRAVIPLLDGVSDTAASVEAVNTVVLTRDGRRLGDNTDIPGIVAALHERGVEKVSSAAILGAGATASSALAALSRICTGEVTAYVRSSARADEMRQWGERLGVPVRTADWSGAAAALEAPLVVATTPAGATDALAAAVPAAPGTLFDVLYDPWPTALAAAWSQRGGKLLGGLDLLVHQAVLQVEQMTGRSPAPLEVMRRAGLAALSGSC; this is translated from the coding sequence ATGACACGGATACGGGCCGCGGTGCTGGGTTCACCCATCGAGCACTCGCTCTCACCGGTGCTCCACCGTGCCGCCTATCGGGAGCTCGGCCTCGACGACTGGTCGTACGACCGCTTCGAGATCGACGAGGCCGCGCTCCCCGGTTTCGTCGCCGGGCTCGGCCCCGAATGGGCCGGGCTGTCGCTGACCATGCCGCTCAAGCGGGCGGTCATCCCGCTGCTGGACGGCGTCAGCGACACGGCGGCCTCCGTCGAGGCCGTCAACACGGTCGTCCTCACGCGGGACGGCCGGCGCCTGGGCGACAACACCGACATCCCCGGCATCGTCGCCGCACTCCACGAGCGCGGCGTCGAGAAGGTCTCCTCGGCCGCCATCCTCGGCGCCGGGGCCACCGCCTCCTCGGCGCTCGCCGCGCTGTCGCGGATCTGCACCGGCGAGGTCACGGCGTACGTCCGCTCCTCGGCGCGCGCCGACGAGATGCGCCAGTGGGGCGAGCGGCTGGGCGTCCCCGTACGCACGGCCGACTGGTCCGGGGCGGCCGCGGCGCTGGAGGCCCCGCTGGTCGTCGCGACCACACCGGCCGGGGCCACCGACGCGCTGGCCGCGGCGGTACCGGCCGCGCCGGGCACCCTCTTCGACGTCCTCTACGACCCCTGGCCGACCGCCCTCGCGGCAGCCTGGTCGCAGCGCGGCGGCAAGCTCCTCGGCGGCCTGGACCTGCTGGTGCACCAGGCGGTCCTCCAGGTCGAGCAGATGACCGGCCGCTCCCCGGCGCCGCTCGAAGTGATGCGGCGGGCGGGCCTCGCGGCCCTCTCCGGATCCTGCTGA